The DNA window AACGGTACTGTAACCGCAGCGACTTACTGTTGACTATATTCACACGCCACGTTCCATGTTAGTGTGGTTCAGACAGAGGCCTCACCTGATGGAGTTGATAGCCAGCTCCTTGAGCGTGCCCAGGTGGGCGTTCATCCCACCCAGGCCCACAAACGCCTCGTAGAAGTCGTACGAGAGCCCAGTCGCTCCAAAGGTGGCTGGGTCATCTGAGCTGACCACCATCGGATGGCCTTCAGACATGAGTGCTGCAGCAGGGTGATTCCTCAGGTCTGAGACAAGCCCAAGAACCTGAAAGGGGAAAGGGCAGGAAAAGTGGCTGAGGACTGACATCCTTCATTTTTGGTCTGTCTGAATGTGCCAGCTTGTTCAGTGGTGCgctgtgtgagtgacaggtgcaGGCCGCAATGGGAGTACCTGATTGGATATGGGGCAGACTTCCACAGCCACACCTCTCTTCCTGGAGAGTTCCTTGGCTAGAGGGTGGCGTGCCAGGGCAAACCCGTGCCCAATGCGAGTGGTGTTGAAAAGCAGGGCGTCCAGAAGGTTCTCATCCACGTCTGTGCCCTCCCAGtctacacacatatacaccattAAATGTATACATGTTTGTCTAGAGTGAAATTGTGACTCGTGTTTCTCTGACTCAGAGGTGTATATGTGGAAGGACTTAGAGATTAAAAGTCATGGGTTAGGGGTCATGATTGGTTCACCTGTTTCTCCTGCATGGAAGAAGTAGGGCAGGGTGACTCCAAGCTCTGCTGGCAGGGACAAGGCCTCCCTGAAGTACCAGAGGGGTCTCCCTCCATCCTCACGGCCCACCTCCAAAAcatagcaacaccttagcataCCCCTCTCCCTATATATCACACTCACATAACACACCAATACCACGCAGTGCACAATCATAACAGTAAAAGGAGACCAGATATCTGATATACCCAGATAAGGTTCTTGTCTCCCAAGATCTCCTCACCAGGTCAAATCCAGCCATGACTTCCGGAAACTCTTTCTGCAGGTGTATGGCCTCCTCCACTACAGCTTTGACCTCAGACACATTGAGAcccctgagagacagaggacgAAAAAGACAAGCTCACATTGACATAGTTAATACAATATGTTGAAAATCCTTGTTGAAAATgtggcataataataataataatatactgaaCTTCTAATTTGAACAAATAGTGTTTCTCCTAGCACTTTCAGGTGCTGTAAGTGCTTAGAAATACAGtccagtttttacattttaaacgtttacattcctaaaataaacacactgcacaaaccTGACTCTAGAATAAGGATTGGAATGAGAAGCCATTTTAATACAGTAGACAGTGAcctttattttgattttgagcCTGTACATTTCTATCTTCTTAAATTTTTACCTGTGTACAGAAAGGATTATTCGAACTCCCAGAAAATCAGGATGGTCCTCCACAAACTTCCTGGTCACATCCTGATAGGTGTTCAAGCACCAGGCCCTGTCATGTGTACTTCCATCAAGCTCATAGGTCTGTGGAAATGCAGAGCATTTAAGGAGCTCGGCTTATAACCCACAGGCTACAGATTCAATTACAACATGATCTGGCACGAacattgcacccttgagcaagatataaaccatataaaaattaattggcGGTAAACAATGTTTAGTTGTCCTAAATGAGGATATGGGGCAGCCTATTAAATGTTGTAACACGGTGCACTTCAAGGTCAATACACTACATTTGTGCAGCTTTAACTCTGCAGTAAAAACATCCATGACACATGGGTTCAGCCCTAATTGGGAATGCTGTCTTTATTCACCAGTGACACTCCGGATCTCAGCTCCAGGTACATGACATTGTCCGTATAGAACTGCTGCAGACCCTGGTAGAAATAGTCCTTGAAAACAGGTACATAGCTGATCAGTCCAGATGCTGCGTTGAAAGTCTCCTCAAACCTGTCCCACAAGGCATCCTGGCTTGGGTAGGCTGTAGCAGGGTGTTCTGTGAGCAATGTGAGGTTCTGCTTCAGGCTGTTTAATTGCAGATGACAGTTGTAACCAACAAGCCATTATGTGTTATCAGTGATTCATAAACTCCAACCAAGCACAGACTGTCTCTTCTACTTTCTATTAAATCTTAACAGTCAATCTGTCACAACAGCCAGTAGACACACCTATTACGGGAACAACAAAGTTTCACTTCCCATCTCTAACCCACAGTCAAATAGAAACAAAACCACAGGTATTTTGCATAGAACCTCCATCCCAAGGTGAGCACCCACCTGTTGTCCAGGTCGGTGGTGTTGTCCACCTTTCCCCTCAGTGTCTCCAGCAGCACCCAAGCAGAACACTgcggaagggggcggggccgcttGGCAGAGAAGAGGAAGCGGACTGATTGGCTTGCGGTGAAGCAGATATAACAGTGCGGCCTGTAGGTCACGTTCTTCATTAGCCAGTCCACCCCCACCATGGAGAAGCTGTGAACATGCAGAGCAGCTCCTGAATGGCAACAGACGTGTGCATGAGTAGACGGTGGCTGCAGCAGTAAACACGCAATAAAGTTAAATGATTTCAGCAcattataaatgcatgtatgaGAAGCATCTGTTACCTTTGGGCATCTTCTGTAGCAGCCTGAAGACTGGGCTCCGCTGGATGAGGGGTAGGGCTTTGAAGAAGTGCAATGCTGGAGGGAATTGTGGCCCCTCCACTTCCTGCTGTTTCAACTTGTGTAGCTGAGCACTCAGCCTCCGCTCAGCCTCTGTCAGCACAACAGTGCCCCCTGTTTGTCGGGAGGCCTCCTGCTGTATCAGTAATTCTCTCTGGCGAGGGTCTGGGATcccgccacacacacctgcccagcATAGCAGCAACACTGACAGCAGAGTTACCTGGGAACCATGCAGGGAGGACAGCAGTGCCATGCTGTAGGCTGGGAAGAACACAGTGGACAGTGCTGTGGGGAAGATTAGAATAAGACTAGGGTTAAAGAAACTAATGTGGAGGAGAAAGTTCTTCAGTGATCTTGGCCTTTCAAGTTCCCTACAGCATAGAACTGGCCAAATGGTGAAATCGAAAGGCCTTACAGAAGTGAAATAGGGACTGGGGTTTTTATCAAAATTAAGAGCGTTCATAGGCTCACAAGTAACTTTATTGTACCATGagaacaaaatgaattattcacTGCTGCAAAAAGTGTGCAATAAAAacttacattatttacattttcttcattttaagcTATTTGTGTGAAAgcattccatatttttttagtGTACAAGAGAAATACGAATTCACGCTTCATTTATACAGATATCTATGTACAGTTAAAATAAAGTTCAATCTTGTTCTGCTAAGATTTCAGAGAATACCATTTAGGtgggaaaaggaaaagaggaCATGTAGTGGTGTTACAGTGTCAAAGTCAAACGGTAGTTTTAATTAAGCTTTTCGATGATAAAACTTTTTCCAAAAAGctttcacatacacaaaaaccaaaaatactAATGCATTTTATCACTGACCTTCAAATACTTCAATGATATTTCCTTGTCAAAATGACTCATCTTTAAAGATTATagattattttttcatgaatttaatcATGCAGAGAAAATGCTGTTCCTACATAAAgtaaccattttttattttaaaaagcaatacacacacaaaatcctgCTTACTCACAGCTAGTTTCAAGGATCATACCCAGCTTCTTTCTCTGGGCATCCCCTCCCATTCCAAGACTTGTCAGTCACTTACTgagaaaaatcaaaaaccatTTCCACTGTTTTATCAGCCACTGACAGGAAAAACGGTAAGTTAGCAACAACATAAAATGATACTGAACACTGATGTCAAACTAAGTGGTTTTTTCCACAGCATAGAACATTGTAATCTCTTCTGAATTTCCCAGTCCAAGAGAAAATGCACCATGCACAGCATTTTAACGTCCTAGCATGTGATCAACAATATAATGCTCACAAATTACTCATCACGAAAACAACAGCACTCTGTAGTTTATCATGGACAAAGCTCAATACACACTGAAAACAAGGCTCATAGTCTTCGACTGCAGGCATAAAATGTTCTCATGACTAATGGATAATTATCTGAAAAGCGCAAGCATGTATACAAGTTTTGTATGGAAAAACTGGCTTTGTGGAATTTGTATTTTGGCCTGTTTGCAACTGACCGTGAATAATTGTTGCTCTGTAATCCATGATGTGATTTGGGGTATTAAAACGGAATCCAACTGAATTCTAAACTCACATTAAGTAATAGGATATGACAATCacatgaaaaatttaaatgggtTGGATGATGATAATGGTATGACCTAATGTTGTGCTGTtgtccatctatccatccattatctatacccgcttatcctgagcagggtcgcggggggtgctggtgcctatcccagcgttcattgggcgagaggcaggaatacaccctggacaggccaccaatctatcgcaccattcactcacacactcatacctatgggcaatttagggtctccaattggcctgtggaaggggcgacatagctcaggaggtaagaacggttgtctggcagtcggagggttgccggttcgatcccccaccctgggcatgtcgaagtgtccctgagcaagacacctaacccctaattgctctggtgaatgcgaggcatcaattgtaaagcgctttggataaatgcgctatataaatgcagtccatttaccaactagagtacccggaggaaacatgcaaactccacacagaaaggccccaagccgagattcaaatatgcaaccttcttgctgcgaggcgacagtgctacccactgcaccactgtgccgcccgTTGTACTGTTGTGTCTCAGAATGTTAAGAAGGGTCATATCGTGcaaatatgtgtgtttattagcTTAGCCtatatgcagtgagctccataatgttaggaacaaagccttttttttcttgatttggttctgtactccacacttttagatttgcaatcaaatatCATACGGCTAAAATgctgattctcagcttttattaaggACTATTTTTGTTTATACATTTCGGTATCCCAAAACAAGAAACATAAAAGAGATGTACCTGCAAGAACAGCATAAACGGGTCATCAGCAAGACCAGCATGAGTGGAGGTAGGTTTTGTCAAACCTACGTCtaacatgctggtcaccagcatgaccagtttgttttggtttaaaCTGGAATCAGGAAGGGACGATGTGGTTATGCTGCTTTCTGCATGTATTCACTTTGACGGTTTGGTGACGGTGAGTTTTATATTTCACGTTAACTTGAACCAGAAGGCAAACTATTAAAATCAGCAAGAAAATACTATTGACGATGTATGAAGTGTTACATTAAAACAATGTCTAAACTAAATGTGCTCTTGGTAAAATTAAGTGAGAATTAGAATCGGTTTCAActaaattttttaattgactgCAGAATACTTTGAGTTCTTTGGCGGAACTGCACTGCAACTTCGCAGATCTTCGAAGATGATAAGGTAAGGTATCGCGCGTCGCCTAGTGGTCATTTGAAAAGGAAATTTTATCGTTATCTTTAAAAGGCTATTTGTTCGGTGAAATATAAACTTTTTCAAATgattgaaaaataaagttttgtattgaccaacaaagagaaaatacgttgtttacatttttgtagcCGATCTAAAAGTCAGgattattgttttgttaaatgaGAAATGTGATCGTGCAAGTTGTAcaagaaatggaaaagaaatgttAAAGGAACCTTTTCCTATTACTTTCCCGTCTAACACTTTACATTATTGCAGGTATTAACATGAATGACTGATTTGCAAATACATCAATTAagcatgaaattaacttttaattGGTTAGTAGTtaaatacattaactaatgtattaGTTTAATGTATTTAACTACGCATTAGTCATTATTTGTTAATTAGCAAAacgtaaaataattttttttttagttaaccgttaacaaaaactgtttttttattcccatatgaattggcattaaaTGGTGTAATTGTGAACATGACTAacgatgtacaaatacattaacaaagatGTAAAGCTTTTCAGTAGTTAgtacaactacattagttagtGCCAATTCATGCGACCGTATTGTAAAGTGTAACCGTTTTTCTCGAAACTTAAACTGTATTAGGTGTAACACGGTGACAACATAGAAATCTTGGTTCATAGTTAATCAGATGTTTAATCTCAGTCTTATCTCAGTGACGTATTACCATAAACCTTGACACTGGTCCTATTTTTCCACATGTATTAAATATGAGACCCGttccattcacaaatgacatgTCCCTTGTATTGTTAGAAACTATGGAGTTTTACTAGTAACAAGTGTGTGGTCTGGAGTTAACCTACTGTCAGATTTCCATTTGGTGGTTGACCATAATAGACGCACatcattttttccctccttttgaGAGTTTGGGAAATGGCCATAAAATCCAAAGAATTGAAGTCATGAACTGTAGCAATATTTCACATAGTCACAATTTctatactgaaaaaaaattgataattTTTGTCTTGTTGGGCACATTCCAAATAAGCTACTAACACATAGGTCACATGTTTGtactacaaaaaaataacagaaatatttggTAATTACATAACTGTTAACAATAAATCAACCATAAAATGCGAAGAGTTGGTAAGTTACTTTATCAACAATGTAATGAATGACTTCCGCAAAATATAGCAGATTCTTATTCTTTCGCCAATTAgaacattttgttgtgtgtgatgtagaCTCCCCATTTAATTTAGTAATACAAGCAAGCAGAATGTGACAGACAAAAATGACATAGCCTTTTAAGGCAATTCCTGTGCGACTACTAATTTCAGtcatataaaacattaaacGGACGACTCCAATAAATGTCCTCATAACTCCAGTGTAAAAATCTTTATCCATATAAAAGCATTCACACATCACTGAGACTTGTCTCCATTTCCTCAGTCACATCGGGTGAAGACCaagcctgcagctgcagcatcCAATATTAGAATCAAGTATTTAAGGACTCTTGTGTGGCTTTTCAGGGTAGAGCACTGGTTCAAGTTATATTAGGTGCCTTTCAACCAAAGCAGTTGCACAGTTttgctggtggactgcagaagTATGCACATGCTTCAGATAAGACACCTGCTAATATATACTCTCCTGGGGCCTGCATCACAAAGCAGCATTACCGACTTAGccggataactgcgctgagtaaaacccagaacagctatTTTTACTCCAGTCCATATTCCGCACTTGGgatggttctgggttttactcagtgcagttatccagataactcagtaatcctgtttcATGATACACACCCCTGAACTGATAAAGGCTGACACCAGAGATGAGTCAGGTTTAGAAATGTGCTTGGGCGCTCCAGAttggtgaaataaaaatcactgggattaaaatattaaaaatatacattaagtGTTTAAGATTGTCAGGTCAGTCAGATAATTCTCACTTTGTTACCAATAAAGTGCGCTGTCTATATCCACGATATGGAACGTTTCAAGAACCTTTCCTTCCAGACATATCAGGGATTCCTCCATTTTGTGGGAGCTTACAGCACTGTGGTTACAGCACCACTTCCTgacacagagcaaacagcccacattccaccagagggcagcattTGCTTTCCTGAGATCTTTCCAAATTCACTATTTTTAGTGGAGGCACACAACGAAGGCAAGAGGTTGGCAACACTGGGACCATGGCTCATGCTTAGTGGAAGAGAACCTCTCTGTCCTGGACACATCTTTGTGGATTTATCTGGCACATGAACCCCGTGGCCTGGTGTGACTTTGCCACCTGGTTCCCAGTCATTCCCTCTTGTGCTCTGGGCTCTATTAAGAGTTCTCAGAAATGAACTTGTCCCACTTCCTCTGCCACAGGGCCAGCGCTTTGTCCTTCAGttcaggagagagggagctgtaTCTGAaaacagggggaggggagtcAGAGGCCTTccgtgggcacacacacacggatgtgTACACGAGCATGCGCGCACaagtgcacacaaatgcacccacacacacacttcactaaTCATAGAGCgtcctccataatgtttgggacaaagacaatttctagatttggctctgtactccacaattttagatttgtaatcaaacaattcacatgtggttaaagtgcagatgctGTGCTTTTATTagatatatacatttatacattttggtttcaaccTGTATAacttacagcactttttataaatagccccccatttcaggggaaccatattgtttgggacaaatggcttaaAAGGTGtctctgattagtcaggtgtgttcagtcctgaagagtgtttctgatctggtGGACAGGAGTTAGGGGGGTTTTATTCATTATGTTGAGAACTGTAGTGTACAAACACCGCTCTATCCATagagtgcatgcacacacacacagacttcacTATCCAAAGAGTGAACACATgaagagaaacacaaacacacagatacacacagacacacacgcactccacaTAgtgaatgcaaacaaacacaccctcaTAATCCATTTAACACAGCAGGTCACCTTGCTACAGTGCTTTTGGCAGCCTTGACTGAGGCCTCACCTGATGGAGTTGACAGCCAGCTCCTTGAGTGTGCCCAGGTGGGCGTTCATCCCGCCCAGGCCCACAAACGCCTCGTAGAAGTCGTACGAGAGCCCAGTCGCTCCAAAGGTGGCTGGGTCATCTGAGCTGACCACCATCGGATGGCCTTCAGACATGAGTGCTGCAGCAGGGTGATTCCTCAGGTCCGAGACGAGCTTCAGCACCTGGACGAGAGTGAGGCAGGCAAATCTGTGGGATCTCAGCAGTGCGTACAGATGTGGTCTGATACTCTCTTTAAACTAGAGCCACTTGAAATACATTCAAACGGATTGCAGTTAAGCCCACCGCAACCAGTTTAAAAACAGGAGGGGATTTTCCTCTGCAATCCAGTTGCAAATCTAGTTTGAACGGGCAATgagtgttttcatgttgtctatGTCATACAGTACATGACTGACAATTACAGGCCACAATGGGAGTACCTGATTGGATATGGGGCAGACttccacagccacacccctctTCCTGGAGAGTTCCTTGGTTAGAGGGTGGCGCGCCAGGGCAAACCCGTGCCCAATGCGAGTGGTGTTGAAAAGCAGGGCGTCCAGAAGGTTCTCATCCACGTCTGTGCCCTCCCagtctacacacacatgcaccattaaaagtacattattattatctctGGATGGTATTAAACTTCTCAGACTCAGATGTTTACATGTGGAAGGACTTGGAGGTTAAAAGTCATGAGTTAGGGGTCATAATTGGCTCACCTGTCTCTCCTGCGTGGAAGAAGTAGGGCAGGGTGACTCCAAGCTCTGCTGGCAGGGACAAGGCCTCCCTGAAGTACCAGAGGGGTCTCCCTCCATCCTCACGCCCCACCTCCAAAACACAGCAACACCTTAGCATACCCCTCTCCCTATATATCACACTCACATaatgccttcagaaagtattcagccCTTcaaatttttctgaaaaattttTCCTACAAAAATTTTCTGAAGGAACTGTAAACTAATACCATTTGTACAGCGTCTCTGGTGAGCCCAAATAACATTACTGTCTCTTAGGAGCTGCTCACCAGATCAAATCCTGCCATGACCTCCGGAAACTTTTTCTGTAGTTGCATGGCCTCTTCCACTATAGCTTTTGCCTCAGTCGAGTTCAAACCCCtgagacacacatacagcaaaCATGGTCACACTGACAAAGTGAAGGCAATTCATTCAGACAAGTGCATTACTCATCGAGAAACATCTTGTCAGTTACcatacagaacagaaaaaacaataaaggtTCAACAGAAACTATCAGTAAGGATAACTCTATGTGAAATATTACACAATAAGTCTGGGGTACTGAGAGAAATTGTTGGGTATC is part of the Anguilla anguilla isolate fAngAng1 chromosome 7, fAngAng1.pri, whole genome shotgun sequence genome and encodes:
- the LOC118231524 gene encoding adenosine deaminase 2-A-like isoform X2, with the translated sequence MVGVDWLMKNVTYRPHCYICFTASQSVRFLFSAKRPRPLPQCSAWVLLETLRGKVDNTTDLDNSLKQNLTLLTEHPATAYPSQDALWDRFEETFNAASGLISYVPVFKDYFYQGLQQFYTDNVMYLELRSGVSLTYELDGSTHDRAWCLNTYQDVTRKFVEDHPDFLGVRIILSVHRGLNVSEVKAVVEEAIHLQKEFPEVMAGFDLVGREDGGRPLWYFREALSLPAELGVTLPYFFHAGETDWEGTDVDENLLDALLFNTTRIGHGFALARHPLAKELSRKRGVAVEVCPISNQVLGLVSDLRNHPAAALMSEGHPMVVSSDDPATFGATGLSYDFYEAFVGLGGMNAHLGTLKELAINSIRYSSLSPELKDKALALWQRKWDKFISENSQ
- the LOC118231524 gene encoding adenosine deaminase 2-A-like isoform X1 — its product is MGGDAQRKKLGMILETSSLSTVFFPAYSMALLSSLHGSQVTLLSVLLLCWAGVCGGIPDPRQRELLIQQEASRQTGGTVVLTEAERRLSAQLHKLKQQEVEGPQFPPALHFFKALPLIQRSPVFRLLQKMPKGAALHVHSFSMVGVDWLMKNVTYRPHCYICFTASQSVRFLFSAKRPRPLPQCSAWVLLETLRGKVDNTTDLDNSLKQNLTLLTEHPATAYPSQDALWDRFEETFNAASGLISYVPVFKDYFYQGLQQFYTDNVMYLELRSGVSLTYELDGSTHDRAWCLNTYQDVTRKFVEDHPDFLGVRIILSVHRGLNVSEVKAVVEEAIHLQKEFPEVMAGFDLVGREDGGRPLWYFREALSLPAELGVTLPYFFHAGETDWEGTDVDENLLDALLFNTTRIGHGFALARHPLAKELSRKRGVAVEVCPISNQVLGLVSDLRNHPAAALMSEGHPMVVSSDDPATFGATGLSYDFYEAFVGLGGMNAHLGTLKELAINSIRYSSLSPELKDKALALWQRKWDKFISENSQ